Genomic window (Sulfurovum sp. NBC37-1):
GAAATACTGTGTACCTCGTACCAAGGGCTGTGAGATTATAGATGGACTTTCTCCTATGGATGGAGAGTATCGTATCGTTAAAAATAGATTTAGTGGATTTATGAATACTGAATTAGATTTTATATTGAGACGTTTAAAGATTGAGAGGATTGTCGTTTGTGGCATTCAGTATCCAAACTGTATACGTGCAACTATTTATGATGGTATTGCATTGGGCTATGATGTAACACTTGTTACAGATGCAACAGCAGCACAGACAGAGGAGATAGCACAAGCGAATATTATGGATATTAGAAATATTGGTGTTGAGTGTATTTCAACAGAATTATTGATAGAACAAGCATAGAGAGAACAATAAATGAAAAATATAGAACAAGTAATAAAAAATATTGAAAAAAGAGGTGAAGCCATAGGCTTTGAGCAGAAGTCAGATAGGAAAGTAGGAGTATTGTTGGCTACGCTTTGTACAAGTAAACCTCATGGAAGATTTTTGGAGTTGGGGACTGGGTGTGGATTGTCAACAGTATGGATAGCTGAAGGCATGGATGATATGAGTCAGTTAACGACTGTAGACAATGATACTAAAGTTATGGCTGTAGCCAAAGAGTATTTGGCAGAGGATGAGAGGATTACTTTTGTATGTAGTAGTGGTGAAAGTGTCATAGATGGTATAGAAAAAAACTCTATAGACTTTATATTTGCAGATACATGGCCTGGAAAGTACCATTATTTAGAAGAGGCATTGGCACTTTTGAAAGTGGGTGGTATGTATGTGATAGATGACATGTTGCCACAAGATAATTGGCCAGAGGGACATGAAGAAAAAGCAGATGCATTGGTTCAGTGTTTACATCAAAGAGATGATTTTAATATAGTACAATTATCGTGGGCTACAGGTGTGATAATAGC
Coding sequences:
- a CDS encoding cysteine hydrolase family protein — its product is MTKTALIIVDMQNDFVLPNAPHCIEGAVPIIPNIQKVLYTFREKLLPVFHVYREYRADGSDIEKTRLDDFLGGTKYCVPRTKGCEIIDGLSPMDGEYRIVKNRFSGFMNTELDFILRRLKIERIVVCGIQYPNCIRATIYDGIALGYDVTLVTDATAAQTEEIAQANIMDIRNIGVECISTELLIEQA